In Alphaproteobacteria bacterium, a genomic segment contains:
- a CDS encoding DUF2948 family protein, with protein MSTPPLKLSAQDGQDLAVISACLQDALTRMGDMIYLPREHRFAAIFSRFMWEAAPARKRGHGLFRRVSCGVHFNGVLGARIQGLKQDSLDEVLELLALEWQEGEDAEAAITLVFAGGGLIRLEAECIECQLTDMGAPWTTRRRPAHAVTEEEAGTGADVDPGQGV; from the coding sequence ATGAGCACCCCGCCGCTCAAGCTGAGCGCCCAGGACGGCCAGGACCTGGCGGTCATCTCGGCCTGCCTGCAGGACGCCCTGACACGCATGGGCGACATGATCTACCTGCCCCGCGAGCACCGTTTCGCCGCCATCTTCAGCCGTTTCATGTGGGAGGCGGCACCGGCCCGGAAGCGGGGCCACGGGCTTTTCCGCCGGGTCAGTTGTGGCGTCCACTTCAACGGTGTGCTGGGGGCCAGGATTCAGGGTCTCAAGCAAGATTCTCTGGACGAAGTGCTGGAGCTCTTGGCCCTGGAATGGCAAGAGGGCGAGGACGCCGAGGCGGCGATCACGCTGGTCTTCGCCGGCGGCGGCCTGATCCGGCTAGAGGCCGAATGCATCGAATGCCAGCTCACCGACATGGGCGCGCCTTGGACCACGCGGCGCCGGCCGGCCCACGCCGTGACGGAAGAAGAGGCCGGGACCGGGGCCGACGTGGACCCCGGGCAGGGCGTTTGA
- the hisG gene encoding ATP phosphoribosyltransferase produces MAGNRGLVMALPKGRILAEVMPLLRRAGIEPEPAFLEPGQRRLQFATNHENLSLIRVRSFDVATFVAFGAAELGIVGNDVLLEFDYGEIYAPLDLGVGRCHMAVAAPAELAARDDPSRWSHIRVATKYPRITRRHFAARGVQAECIELSGAMELAPGLGLCRRIVDLVSSGQTLEANGLVEIEKIVDISSRLAVNRAAFKTRSEEVGGWIRRLREALDGR; encoded by the coding sequence ATGGCTGGCAACCGGGGTCTGGTCATGGCTTTGCCCAAGGGGCGCATCCTGGCCGAGGTGATGCCGCTGTTGCGCCGTGCCGGCATCGAACCCGAGCCGGCCTTCCTGGAGCCCGGCCAGCGCCGGCTGCAATTCGCCACCAATCACGAAAACCTCTCGCTGATCAGGGTGCGCTCGTTCGATGTCGCCACCTTCGTCGCCTTCGGGGCGGCCGAACTCGGTATCGTCGGCAATGACGTGCTGCTGGAATTCGACTACGGCGAAATTTATGCGCCGCTCGATCTCGGCGTCGGGCGCTGCCACATGGCGGTGGCGGCGCCGGCCGAACTGGCGGCCCGCGACGACCCCTCGCGCTGGAGCCACATCCGCGTCGCCACCAAGTACCCGCGCATCACGCGCCGCCACTTCGCCGCCCGCGGCGTCCAGGCGGAATGCATCGAGCTCTCCGGCGCCATGGAGCTGGCACCCGGGCTGGGGCTTTGCCGGCGTATCGTCGATCTGGTTTCCAGCGGCCAGACCCTCGAGGCCAACGGCCTGGTCGAGATCGAAAAGATCGTCGACATCTCCTCGCGCTTGGCCGTCAACCGGGCCGCCTTCAAGACCCGCAGCGAGGAAGTGGGCGGCTGGATCCGGCGTCTTCGCGAGGCCCTCGATGGTCGCTAG
- the hisD gene encoding histidinol dehydrogenase: MVARLDSRTADFEAQFEALMARKRAAEDDVDGVVAEIITAVRQRGDQALIEFTERFDDLLLKPETLAIDPAEIKAATAPAAQLRALEQAAERIADFHRRQMPDDQSFRDAEGVELGYRWNAIEAVGLYVPGGKAAYPSSVLMNAIPAGVAGVGRLAMMVPSPGGELNPLVLVAARLAGVDEVWRLGGAQAIAALAYGTNSLRPVDKIVGPGNAYVAAAKRQVFGLVGIDLIAGPSEILVVADGANDPAWIAADLLSQAEHDELAQAVLISDDADFAQAVVEAVEGHLVTLSRPAVARQSWHDLGAVIVVPSLDQAPALIDAMAPEHLQLALDEPEALFDRVRHAGAVFLGRHTPEAVGDYVAGPSHVLPTSGSARFSSGLSVFDFLKRTTIMRCGPAQLAAIGPAAVTLAEAEGLPAHALSVALRLADGQDGEDG, from the coding sequence ATGGTCGCTAGGCTGGACAGCAGGACCGCCGACTTCGAAGCCCAATTCGAGGCTCTGATGGCGCGCAAGCGGGCCGCCGAAGACGACGTCGACGGCGTCGTCGCCGAGATCATCACGGCGGTGCGTCAGCGCGGCGATCAGGCCCTGATCGAATTCACCGAACGCTTCGACGATTTGCTCCTGAAGCCCGAGACCTTGGCTATAGATCCGGCCGAGATCAAAGCGGCCACGGCCCCGGCGGCCCAGCTTCGCGCGCTCGAACAGGCGGCCGAGCGCATCGCCGATTTCCACCGCCGGCAAATGCCCGACGACCAATCCTTCCGCGATGCCGAGGGCGTCGAATTGGGCTATCGCTGGAATGCCATCGAGGCCGTCGGGCTTTACGTTCCCGGCGGCAAGGCGGCCTATCCTTCGTCGGTGCTGATGAATGCCATCCCGGCCGGCGTCGCCGGGGTCGGGCGCCTGGCCATGATGGTGCCCAGCCCCGGAGGCGAGCTCAATCCGCTGGTCCTGGTGGCGGCGCGCCTGGCCGGCGTCGACGAGGTCTGGCGGCTGGGCGGGGCCCAGGCCATCGCCGCCTTGGCATACGGCACGAATAGCCTCCGCCCGGTCGACAAGATAGTCGGGCCCGGCAACGCCTATGTGGCGGCGGCCAAGCGCCAGGTCTTCGGCCTCGTCGGCATCGACCTGATCGCCGGACCCTCGGAAATCCTGGTGGTCGCCGACGGCGCCAACGACCCCGCCTGGATCGCCGCCGACCTTTTGTCGCAGGCCGAACACGACGAGCTGGCCCAGGCCGTGCTGATCAGCGACGACGCCGACTTTGCCCAAGCCGTGGTCGAGGCCGTCGAGGGTCACTTGGTGACTCTTTCCAGGCCGGCCGTGGCGCGGCAAAGCTGGCACGATCTGGGAGCCGTGATCGTGGTGCCTTCGCTCGACCAGGCGCCGGCCCTGATCGACGCCATGGCGCCCGAACACCTGCAACTGGCGCTGGATGAGCCCGAGGCGCTGTTTGATCGGGTGCGCCATGCCGGGGCGGTTTTCCTCGGCCGCCACACGCCGGAAGCCGTGGGTGACTATGTAGCCGGGCCCAGCCACGTGCTGCCGACCTCGGGCAGCGCGCGCTTCTCGTCCGGCCTCTCGGTCTTCGATTTCCTCAAGCGCACCACCATCATGCGCTGCGGCCCGGCCCAATTGGCCGCCATCGGCCCGGCCGCTGTCACCCTGGCCGAGGCCGAAGGCCTGCCGGCCCACGCCCTATCCGTGGCGCTGCGCCTGGCGGACGGCCAAGACGGCGAGGACGGCTAG
- a CDS encoding UPF0262 family protein, which produces MAEDGQRIAKVALDESTVVRRNADIEHECKVAIFDLLEENEFSLTAGAPGPYSLHLGIEDNRLVLDVRGEDDSETHERVVLPLAPLRNLIKEYFVVCESYFAAIKTASPSRIETIDMGRRGLHNEGAEILVERLADSLSMDTNTARRLFTLVCVLHIKG; this is translated from the coding sequence GTGGCCGAGGACGGCCAACGCATTGCCAAGGTGGCGCTCGACGAGAGCACCGTGGTGCGGCGCAACGCCGACATCGAACACGAGTGCAAGGTAGCCATCTTCGACCTTCTCGAGGAGAACGAATTCAGCCTCACGGCAGGCGCCCCTGGCCCCTATTCGCTGCACCTCGGCATCGAGGACAACCGGCTGGTGCTGGACGTGCGCGGCGAAGACGACAGCGAGACGCACGAGCGCGTGGTGCTGCCGCTGGCGCCCTTGCGCAACCTGATCAAGGAGTACTTCGTCGTCTGCGAGAGCTATTTCGCCGCCATCAAGACGGCCAGCCCCTCGCGCATCGAGACCATCGACATGGGCCGGCGCGGGCTGCACAACGAGGGCGCCGAGATCCTCGTCGAGCGCCTGGCCGACAGCCTGAGCATGGACACCAACACGGCGCGGCGCCTGTTCACGCTGGTCTGCGTCCTGCACATAAAAGGATAA
- a CDS encoding arsenate reductase ArsC: protein MGDLPGAVLFACTNNIVRSPMAEAIAKHLYGHAVYVDSAGVRVGERDPFVLAVMEEIGLDLSRHWPKTLDDLEDNSYDVVITLSPEAQHNALEMTRTMACEVEFWPIFDPTITQGSREVVLDAYRGVRDVLGQRIRARFGLVPAPRV from the coding sequence ATGGGCGATCTTCCCGGCGCCGTGCTCTTCGCCTGCACCAACAACATCGTGCGCTCGCCCATGGCCGAAGCCATCGCCAAACACCTCTACGGTCACGCGGTCTATGTCGATTCGGCCGGCGTCCGGGTGGGCGAACGCGACCCCTTCGTGCTGGCAGTGATGGAGGAGATCGGCCTTGATTTGTCGCGCCACTGGCCCAAGACGCTCGACGATCTCGAGGACAACTCCTACGACGTCGTCATCACGCTGTCGCCCGAGGCCCAGCACAACGCCCTCGAGATGACCCGCACCATGGCCTGCGAGGTGGAATTCTGGCCCATCTTCGATCCCACCATCACGCAAGGCAGCCGCGAGGTCGTGCTCGATGCCTACCGTGGCGTACGTGATGTGCTGGGCCAACGCATCCGCGCCCGCTTCGGGCTGGTGCCGGCGCCTCGGGTTTAA
- the infA gene encoding translation initiation factor IF-1 codes for MAKEELLEFNGTVTELLPNAMFRVTLENEHEVLAHTAGRMRKHRIRVLAGDKVLVEMTPYDLTKGRITFRYK; via the coding sequence ATGGCCAAAGAGGAATTGCTTGAGTTCAACGGCACCGTCACCGAACTGCTGCCGAACGCCATGTTCCGCGTAACGCTGGAAAACGAACACGAGGTTCTGGCGCACACCGCGGGCAGGATGCGCAAGCACCGCATCCGGGTGCTGGCCGGCGATAAGGTCCTGGTCGAGATGACACCCTACGACCTGACCAAGGGCCGCATCACCTTCCGCTACAAATAG
- a CDS encoding Maf family protein: MGAVSESRLILASASPRRLELLRQIGIIADFVEAAMIDETPHPGETPPALAQRLAGAKAAAVAMRHGGAFVLAADTVVACGRRSLPKADDRDQARRALEMLSGRRHRVHTGVSLVAPQGPTRQRLVTTTVTFKRLGGAELEAYLDSGEWHGKAGAYAIQGRAAAFVKRLNGSYSNVVGLPLHEVAALLGGLGYPVTETSTKRGA, encoded by the coding sequence GTGGGCGCCGTGTCGGAGTCGCGCCTGATTCTGGCTTCGGCCTCACCGCGCCGTCTCGAGTTGCTGCGCCAGATCGGGATCATTGCCGATTTCGTGGAAGCCGCCATGATCGACGAAACCCCCCATCCCGGCGAAACGCCGCCGGCTCTGGCGCAACGCCTGGCCGGGGCCAAGGCGGCGGCCGTGGCGATGCGTCATGGCGGCGCATTCGTGCTGGCCGCCGATACGGTGGTGGCCTGCGGCCGGCGCTCACTGCCCAAGGCGGACGACCGCGATCAGGCGCGGCGGGCGCTGGAAATGCTCTCGGGCCGGCGCCACCGCGTCCATACCGGCGTCTCTCTGGTGGCGCCACAAGGCCCTACACGACAACGCCTGGTTACTACGACGGTCACCTTCAAGCGGCTCGGCGGCGCCGAGCTCGAGGCCTATCTGGATAGCGGCGAATGGCACGGCAAGGCCGGCGCCTATGCCATCCAGGGCCGGGCGGCGGCCTTCGTCAAACGCCTCAACGGATCCTACTCGAACGTCGTCGGCCTGCCGCTCCATGAAGTAGCGGCGCTGCTCGGCGGTCTCGGTTATCCTGTCACCGAGACTTCGACCAAGAGGGGCGCATGA